The proteins below come from a single Odontesthes bonariensis isolate fOdoBon6 chromosome 18, fOdoBon6.hap1, whole genome shotgun sequence genomic window:
- the LOC142367147 gene encoding uncharacterized protein LOC142367147 isoform X2: MDCSTDNVARDSAAKDSSGSDEDDFIPLSKLLMRPQSEGKKSCDNTHSSNSNSKKDDAALDDSDDEPLIKTKKVEQDKKENTPPKPSDSDTDDDSDNEPLIKMAKVSSKATRKPSSATPKKSVNRKKKASLDKDESSDDEPLSEVAKKLKPRHQRRASAKKATPIFKSKRTASRKTVKYVETSSEHSSEDEPLATIKKKRTDAPKGQKTSPTKRTITTRNDKLLKDPSSSDSSSHEDDVPLANLVAKKKKPVKKNTKKSTISRGRASKKRQELSDDESSDDEPLINLVKKSRTDKQTKSKTKAPTQKKNAATKKPRKIPAPDLSSNSLDDEAVTKTAKHPQVTKMLTILLERCDVGDAGSAASLKKKTRTGQTQVTDKPTKDNSEGSEESSEEE; this comes from the exons ATGGACTGCAGCACCGATAACGTGGCTCGGGATTCTGCGG CGAAGGACAGCTCCGGCTCTGACGAAGATGACTTCATCCCTCTGTCAAAGCTGCTGATGAGGCCGCAGAGTGAAGGGAAGAAGTCATGTGACAACACTCACAGCTCCAActccaattccaaaaaagatgATGCAG CTTTGGATGACTCGGATGATGAGCCGctgataaagacaaaaaaagtggAACAAGACAAGAAGGAAAACACCCCTCCCAAACCTTCTG ATTCTGACACAGACGACGACTCTGACAACGAGCCTCTGATAAAAATGGCCAAAGTGTCCTCCAAAGCTACGAGGAAACCCAGCTCGGCGACACCGAAAAAATCTGTGAACAGGAAGAAGAAAG CGTCACTGGACAAGGATGAAAGCTCTGACGATGAACCTTTGAGTGAAGTCGCCAAGAAGCTTAAGCCCCGACATCAGAGAAGGGCTTCTGCTAAGAAAGCAACCCCGATTTTTAAATCCAAAAGAACCGCATCGAGGAAAACTG TTAAGTATGTTGAGACCTCCAGTGAACACAGCTCAGAAGATGAGCCTCTGGCAACGATAAAAAAGAAGAGGACGGATGCTCCTAAAGGGCAAAAGACCTCACCGACCAAGAGAACGATAACAACACGAAATGATAAACTACTAAAAG ACCCTTCATCCTCAGACAGCAGCTCCCACGAGGACGATGTACCGCTGGCGAACCTCGTTGCCAAGAAGAAGAAACCagtgaagaaaaacacaaagaagagcaCAATATCACGAGGCAGGGCATCAAAAAAGAGGCAAG AACTGTCTGATGATGAAAGCTCTGATGATGAACCTCTGATTAATCTCGTGAAGAAGAGTcgcacagacaaacaaactaaaagcAAGACGAAGGCGCCGACTCAGAAGAAGAACGCAGCTACTAAAAAGCCAAGAAAGATCCCAGCTCCAG atttatcGAGCAACAGTTTAGACGACGAAGCCGTGACTAAGACAGCGAAACACCCACAAGTGACCAAAATGCTGACGATCCTGCTGGAGAGGTGCGACGTTGGCGACGCAGGGTCGGCAGCGagtctgaagaagaaaaccagAACAG GACAAACGCAGGTCACTGACAAACCCACGAAAGACAACTCGGAGGGTTCGGAGGAATCATCGGAGGAAGAATAA
- the LOC142367147 gene encoding uncharacterized protein LOC142367147 isoform X1 — protein sequence MDCSTDNVARDSAAKDSSGSDEDDFIPLSKLLMRPQSEGKKSCDNTHSSNSNSKKDDAALDDSDDEPLIKTKKVEQDKKENTPPKPSGKQAKTADSDTDDDSDNEPLIKMAKVSSKATRKPSSATPKKSVNRKKKASLDKDESSDDEPLSEVAKKLKPRHQRRASAKKATPIFKSKRTASRKTVKYVETSSEHSSEDEPLATIKKKRTDAPKGQKTSPTKRTITTRNDKLLKDPSSSDSSSHEDDVPLANLVAKKKKPVKKNTKKSTISRGRASKKRQELSDDESSDDEPLINLVKKSRTDKQTKSKTKAPTQKKNAATKKPRKIPAPDLSSNSLDDEAVTKTAKHPQVTKMLTILLERCDVGDAGSAASLKKKTRTGQTQVTDKPTKDNSEGSEESSEEE from the exons ATGGACTGCAGCACCGATAACGTGGCTCGGGATTCTGCGG CGAAGGACAGCTCCGGCTCTGACGAAGATGACTTCATCCCTCTGTCAAAGCTGCTGATGAGGCCGCAGAGTGAAGGGAAGAAGTCATGTGACAACACTCACAGCTCCAActccaattccaaaaaagatgATGCAG CTTTGGATGACTCGGATGATGAGCCGctgataaagacaaaaaaagtggAACAAGACAAGAAGGAAAACACCCCTCCCAAACCTTCTGGTAAACAAGCTAAGACGGCAG ATTCTGACACAGACGACGACTCTGACAACGAGCCTCTGATAAAAATGGCCAAAGTGTCCTCCAAAGCTACGAGGAAACCCAGCTCGGCGACACCGAAAAAATCTGTGAACAGGAAGAAGAAAG CGTCACTGGACAAGGATGAAAGCTCTGACGATGAACCTTTGAGTGAAGTCGCCAAGAAGCTTAAGCCCCGACATCAGAGAAGGGCTTCTGCTAAGAAAGCAACCCCGATTTTTAAATCCAAAAGAACCGCATCGAGGAAAACTG TTAAGTATGTTGAGACCTCCAGTGAACACAGCTCAGAAGATGAGCCTCTGGCAACGATAAAAAAGAAGAGGACGGATGCTCCTAAAGGGCAAAAGACCTCACCGACCAAGAGAACGATAACAACACGAAATGATAAACTACTAAAAG ACCCTTCATCCTCAGACAGCAGCTCCCACGAGGACGATGTACCGCTGGCGAACCTCGTTGCCAAGAAGAAGAAACCagtgaagaaaaacacaaagaagagcaCAATATCACGAGGCAGGGCATCAAAAAAGAGGCAAG AACTGTCTGATGATGAAAGCTCTGATGATGAACCTCTGATTAATCTCGTGAAGAAGAGTcgcacagacaaacaaactaaaagcAAGACGAAGGCGCCGACTCAGAAGAAGAACGCAGCTACTAAAAAGCCAAGAAAGATCCCAGCTCCAG atttatcGAGCAACAGTTTAGACGACGAAGCCGTGACTAAGACAGCGAAACACCCACAAGTGACCAAAATGCTGACGATCCTGCTGGAGAGGTGCGACGTTGGCGACGCAGGGTCGGCAGCGagtctgaagaagaaaaccagAACAG GACAAACGCAGGTCACTGACAAACCCACGAAAGACAACTCGGAGGGTTCGGAGGAATCATCGGAGGAAGAATAA